A single window of Ferrimonas balearica DSM 9799 DNA harbors:
- a CDS encoding dicarboxylate/amino acid:cation symporter, with protein MRANSSGKMGLTAKILLAMAAGLGIGLALRLMFPGSQVVEDIFTNGIFNVLGALFVSALRMLVVPLVFVSLVCGTATLSDPSRLGRLGGKTLALYLFTTAVAISLALGAALLFQPGDATMQTANMAFDAKQAPSLTDVIIGLVPKNPINAMVEGNMLQIIVFAILFGFSIAHIGERGERLRQFFIDLNEVMMKLVTLVMAIAPIGVFGLIAKLTLTLGMDTFGSVVKYFFLVLGVLIVHALVVYPLLVSTLSGLNPMTFLKKMRSVQLFAFSTASSAATLPISIENANYRLGVSNRVSSFTLPLGATVNMDGTAIMQGVATVFIAQVFGIDLSISDMLMVILTATLASIGTAGVPGVGLIMLAMVLQQVNLPVEGIALILGVDRLLDMVRTAVNVTGDAAVSVVVASSEGELSRDTYTDPNAGQDKLDMDAVPHVRQ; from the coding sequence ATGCGTGCTAATTCATCCGGGAAAATGGGCCTGACGGCCAAGATCCTGCTGGCCATGGCGGCCGGTTTGGGTATCGGCCTTGCGCTTCGTTTGATGTTCCCCGGCAGCCAGGTGGTGGAAGACATTTTCACCAACGGCATCTTCAATGTGTTGGGTGCCCTGTTCGTTTCCGCGCTGCGGATGCTGGTTGTACCGTTGGTATTTGTCTCGCTGGTGTGTGGTACCGCCACACTGTCAGACCCCTCCCGGCTCGGTCGCCTGGGCGGTAAGACCCTGGCGCTTTACCTGTTCACCACCGCCGTGGCGATCTCACTGGCACTGGGTGCCGCCCTGCTGTTCCAGCCGGGTGACGCCACCATGCAAACCGCCAACATGGCGTTTGATGCCAAGCAGGCGCCGTCCCTGACCGACGTGATCATCGGCCTGGTGCCGAAGAACCCGATCAACGCCATGGTCGAAGGCAACATGCTGCAGATCATCGTGTTCGCCATCCTGTTCGGTTTCTCCATCGCCCACATTGGTGAGCGCGGCGAGCGTCTGCGCCAGTTCTTCATCGACCTCAACGAGGTGATGATGAAGCTGGTGACTCTGGTGATGGCCATTGCTCCCATCGGTGTGTTCGGTTTGATCGCCAAACTGACCCTGACCCTGGGCATGGACACCTTCGGCTCTGTGGTGAAGTACTTCTTCCTGGTGCTGGGCGTCCTGATCGTTCACGCACTGGTGGTGTACCCGCTGCTGGTGAGCACCCTCAGTGGCCTGAACCCGATGACCTTCCTGAAGAAGATGCGCAGTGTTCAGCTGTTCGCCTTCTCCACCGCCAGCTCCGCAGCCACCCTGCCGATCTCCATCGAGAACGCCAACTACCGCCTCGGTGTGAGCAACCGGGTCAGCTCCTTTACCCTGCCGCTGGGGGCCACCGTGAACATGGACGGCACCGCCATCATGCAGGGTGTGGCCACCGTGTTTATCGCCCAGGTGTTCGGCATCGACCTCAGCATCTCCGACATGCTGATGGTGATCCTGACCGCCACCCTGGCCTCCATCGGCACCGCCGGTGTGCCGGGTGTGGGTCTGATTATGCTGGCCATGGTGCTGCAGCAGGTGAACCTGCCGGTAGAGGGTATCGCCCTGATCCTGGGTGTTGACCGTCTGCTCGACATGGTTCGTACCGCGGTGAACGTCACCGGTGATGCGGCGGTCTCCGTCGTGGTGGCTTCCTCCGAGGGCGAACTGTCCCGGGACACCTACACCGACCCCAACGCCGGTCAGGACAAGCTGGATATGGATGCGGTGCCCCACGTCCGCCAGTAA
- the sohB gene encoding protease SohB: protein MEFLYEYGLFLAKAVTLVAAVVAIIVAAAAANRAGKSGKGELKVHNLTDKFEQYEDKLCHHLLSDEQLKARDKAHKAEQKAKAKESKGKEREGRLFLIDFKAGIDAAQVAQLREEITAVLTVAEARDEVLVRVESGGGMVHAYGLAASQLDRIRQAKIPLTIAVDKVAASGGYMMACVGDKILSAPFAIVGSIGVIAQLPNFNKVLKKHDIEFEQHTAGDFKRTLTMFGENNEAGRDKFREELEETHLLFKEFVQRYRPELDLDKVATGEHWFGLQALELGLVDAIQTSDDYLMAQDKEILQLQYEEKKNLAKRFGRAAETALERGSLKLAELARRPL, encoded by the coding sequence TTGGAGTTTCTATACGAGTATGGCCTGTTTCTGGCCAAGGCAGTGACTCTGGTGGCGGCCGTGGTGGCCATCATTGTTGCCGCCGCTGCAGCGAACCGCGCTGGCAAGAGTGGCAAGGGCGAACTGAAGGTGCACAACCTGACCGACAAGTTTGAGCAGTATGAAGACAAGCTCTGCCACCACCTGCTCAGCGATGAGCAGCTTAAAGCGCGGGACAAGGCCCATAAGGCGGAACAGAAAGCCAAGGCGAAAGAGAGCAAGGGCAAGGAGCGGGAAGGCCGCTTGTTCCTGATCGACTTTAAAGCGGGCATTGACGCCGCTCAGGTGGCTCAGCTGCGCGAGGAGATCACCGCGGTGCTGACCGTCGCCGAAGCGCGCGACGAAGTGCTGGTTCGGGTTGAGAGCGGTGGCGGCATGGTGCACGCCTACGGGCTGGCGGCCAGTCAGCTGGATCGCATCCGCCAGGCCAAGATCCCGCTCACCATTGCGGTGGACAAGGTGGCGGCCAGTGGCGGCTACATGATGGCCTGTGTGGGCGACAAAATCCTCTCCGCGCCCTTCGCCATCGTGGGTTCCATCGGGGTGATTGCCCAGCTGCCGAACTTTAATAAGGTGCTTAAGAAGCACGATATCGAGTTTGAACAGCACACCGCCGGTGACTTTAAGCGCACCCTGACCATGTTCGGTGAGAACAACGAGGCGGGCCGCGACAAGTTCCGTGAAGAGCTGGAGGAGACGCATCTGCTGTTTAAAGAGTTTGTGCAGCGTTACCGTCCTGAGCTCGATCTCGACAAGGTGGCCACCGGTGAGCACTGGTTCGGCCTGCAGGCGCTGGAACTGGGCCTGGTGGACGCCATCCAGACCTCTGACGATTATCTGATGGCGCAGGACAAAGAGATCCTGCAGCTGCAGTATGAAGAGAAGAAGAATCTGGCCAAGCGCTTTGGCCGGGCCGCTGAAACCGCGCTGGAGCGTGGCAGCCTGAAGCTGGCGGAACTGGCGCGCCGTCCGCTGTAA
- a CDS encoding VolA/Pla-1 family phospholipase codes for MKRLLLSAAVASALGLVGCSGDSYQETIENTPTPVPFSRIAFDPGAGDIALPNDLLFSGTFDGTLEIPGEAESGDYTDPQIALGALDGWSTTMPMSITMIPGEEGISLDAASAAAAGSVRVFEVTLGGPLSVDPECTEAPSLSICKVGEELVFGEDFISVPSGNTINMVPLKPLEPASSYAVITTTQISDSEGQSVAPSTTYELLKLDINEEPLVTPEQLLLQGLVNNYENALAQAHSVDKATITYTGVFTTQSVTDVVSTVGLVMADGLNPQGPSVPVSPLYAPEWVTLPFDTGLTAADALGLTPDMGDAYLAATLAKVFQAEIALPYYLPNPQPVFDDNQNIIDFDINGRFSALGDSPVAVLQAVQGGLLSQESFATQAMAQGIDPNEALVDPSVLVGASFVTDAGEPVDTARHLTRFNPLPSPLRDAAVAPGSHKVTVPVLITIPDEEALLALSGGLLTKPENGWPVTVAMHGLGGVKELNLAYAGMYASKGIATVSIDMPLHGDRSFDLNGDGIYEVSATPADFCAALGDETDPGRQMCEMAYANGNPLAFVNLKSILTVRDNFRQAIADQLALRAALNAWPLFTQNPTVPALDTRRVSLQGLSLGGIVGTSTTAYTGLMDDLFGAEQNPYHISAASLVAPAGGLAGVFAGSATFGPVLKTALALEIAPDCVLENFAGPTCAAVEKQIESEVIPAFAFAAQTASDSMDPINHAAIIANSDVPVHLIEVVGDMAEGGSNPPDLVLPNTVEGFALSGTEPLIAALGLPAVTETVSDAAGRVSGAVRFSKGQHSSLIDPSTGGVPGVDPSIAPLVTVEMQNQVATFALTDGRTIPVGDGCLIQGGECAQ; via the coding sequence ATGAAACGTTTGTTGCTCAGCGCGGCTGTCGCATCGGCCCTGGGGCTGGTGGGATGTAGCGGCGACAGCTACCAGGAAACCATTGAGAACACACCAACACCGGTGCCATTCTCGCGCATCGCATTTGATCCGGGTGCTGGCGACATTGCCCTGCCGAACGATCTTCTGTTCTCTGGCACCTTTGATGGCACGCTGGAAATCCCTGGCGAGGCTGAATCTGGTGATTACACCGATCCGCAGATTGCGCTGGGGGCGCTGGACGGCTGGTCTACCACCATGCCGATGAGCATCACCATGATCCCGGGCGAAGAGGGCATTTCGTTGGATGCCGCCTCTGCAGCAGCGGCTGGCTCGGTACGCGTTTTTGAAGTGACGTTGGGTGGCCCGCTTTCTGTTGACCCCGAGTGTACTGAGGCACCCTCCCTCAGTATCTGTAAAGTGGGTGAGGAGTTGGTGTTTGGTGAAGACTTCATCTCCGTTCCCTCGGGCAATACCATCAACATGGTTCCGTTGAAGCCGTTGGAGCCGGCCAGCAGTTATGCGGTGATCACAACGACCCAGATCAGCGACTCCGAAGGTCAGTCGGTGGCACCCTCCACCACCTATGAACTGCTGAAGCTGGACATCAACGAAGAGCCGTTGGTGACTCCTGAACAGCTGCTGCTGCAGGGGCTCGTCAACAACTATGAAAACGCCTTAGCTCAAGCTCATTCAGTTGATAAGGCAACCATTACTTATACCGGTGTGTTTACCACCCAGTCTGTCACCGATGTGGTGAGTACGGTTGGGCTTGTTATGGCCGATGGTCTCAATCCTCAGGGCCCCTCGGTACCGGTATCGCCCCTGTATGCGCCCGAGTGGGTGACGTTGCCGTTTGATACGGGGCTAACCGCTGCAGACGCTCTTGGATTGACGCCGGATATGGGAGACGCCTATCTGGCCGCAACTCTGGCGAAGGTGTTCCAGGCTGAAATTGCACTGCCGTACTACCTGCCTAACCCCCAACCGGTTTTCGACGACAATCAGAACATCATTGATTTTGATATCAATGGCCGTTTCAGCGCATTGGGTGACAGCCCGGTAGCGGTTCTGCAGGCGGTGCAGGGTGGCCTGCTGAGCCAGGAGAGCTTTGCGACTCAGGCGATGGCGCAGGGCATCGACCCCAATGAAGCGCTGGTGGACCCCTCCGTACTGGTGGGCGCCAGTTTTGTTACTGATGCTGGCGAGCCGGTAGACACCGCCCGTCACCTGACCCGTTTTAACCCTCTGCCAAGTCCGCTTCGAGATGCTGCTGTGGCGCCGGGCAGTCATAAGGTAACCGTACCGGTTCTGATCACCATCCCTGATGAAGAAGCCCTGCTGGCGCTCTCCGGAGGCCTGTTGACCAAGCCTGAGAACGGTTGGCCCGTCACCGTGGCGATGCATGGCCTTGGCGGCGTGAAGGAACTCAACCTGGCCTATGCAGGTATGTATGCCTCGAAAGGGATTGCTACCGTCTCCATCGATATGCCGCTGCATGGCGATCGATCTTTTGATCTGAATGGCGACGGCATCTATGAGGTGTCCGCGACACCAGCTGATTTCTGTGCGGCTTTGGGGGATGAAACGGATCCCGGTCGTCAGATGTGTGAAATGGCATACGCGAATGGCAATCCGCTGGCTTTCGTTAATCTCAAGAGCATCCTGACTGTACGTGATAACTTCCGTCAGGCTATTGCTGATCAACTGGCTTTACGTGCAGCCCTGAATGCTTGGCCGCTGTTTACCCAGAACCCGACCGTGCCAGCATTGGATACCCGCCGCGTTTCTCTTCAGGGACTGAGCTTGGGCGGTATCGTTGGTACCAGCACTACCGCATACACCGGTTTGATGGATGACTTGTTCGGAGCAGAGCAGAATCCTTACCACATCTCTGCCGCATCTCTGGTTGCTCCTGCTGGCGGTTTGGCCGGTGTGTTTGCTGGCTCAGCCACCTTTGGCCCGGTATTGAAGACTGCCCTGGCGTTGGAAATTGCACCCGATTGCGTGCTTGAGAACTTTGCTGGCCCTACCTGTGCTGCGGTAGAGAAACAGATCGAGTCTGAGGTGATCCCGGCCTTCGCATTCGCGGCGCAAACCGCCTCCGATTCCATGGACCCGATCAACCATGCCGCCATCATCGCTAACAGCGACGTACCAGTGCATCTGATAGAGGTAGTCGGCGATATGGCTGAGGGCGGGAGTAACCCGCCGGATCTGGTACTGCCGAACACCGTTGAAGGCTTTGCCCTGTCTGGCACTGAGCCTCTTATTGCAGCGCTGGGTCTGCCTGCGGTAACGGAAACCGTTTCCGATGCGGCTGGCCGCGTTAGTGGTGCGGTACGCTTTAGCAAAGGTCAGCATAGCTCGTTGATAGACCCGAGCACCGGCGGTGTACCGGGAGTTGACCCAAGCATCGCTCCGCTGGTCACCGTTGAGATGCAAAACCAGGTTGCTACCTTTGCCTTGACTGATGGCCGTACCATCCCCGTGGGTGACGGCTGCCTGATTCAGGGCGGTGAGTGTGCTCAGTAA
- a CDS encoding YciK family oxidoreductase, which yields MLEYSASPELLKDKVILVTGAGDGIGKEAACQFAAHGATVILLGRTVKKLEAVYDAIVAAGGPEPAIVPLDAKGATEQNYLDLADTIEGQFGRLDGLLHNAAVLGALSPFEQLGADMFAEVMQVNVTAQFLMTKALLPVLKKAEHGSIVFTSSGVGRKGRAYWGAYAISKFATEGMMETLADELDGTSVRANCINPGATRTGMRATAFPAEDPQTLRTAADLMPTYLYLMGDDSLAVNGQSLDAQPKR from the coding sequence ATGTTGGAATACTCTGCCTCACCCGAACTCCTCAAAGACAAAGTCATCCTGGTGACCGGTGCCGGTGACGGCATTGGCAAGGAAGCCGCCTGTCAGTTTGCTGCTCACGGCGCGACGGTGATTCTGCTGGGCCGTACCGTTAAGAAACTGGAAGCGGTCTACGACGCCATCGTGGCTGCCGGTGGTCCGGAGCCGGCCATCGTGCCGCTGGATGCCAAAGGCGCTACCGAGCAGAACTACCTGGATCTGGCCGATACCATTGAAGGTCAGTTCGGTCGCCTTGACGGCCTGCTGCACAACGCCGCCGTACTGGGTGCGCTCTCCCCGTTCGAACAACTGGGTGCCGACATGTTTGCCGAAGTGATGCAGGTGAACGTGACCGCCCAGTTCCTGATGACCAAAGCGCTGCTGCCGGTTCTGAAGAAGGCCGAGCACGGCTCCATCGTGTTCACCTCTTCCGGTGTTGGCCGCAAAGGCCGCGCCTACTGGGGCGCCTACGCCATCTCCAAGTTCGCCACCGAAGGGATGATGGAAACCCTGGCCGACGAACTGGACGGCACCAGCGTGCGCGCCAACTGCATCAATCCCGGCGCCACCCGCACCGGCATGCGCGCCACCGCGTTCCCGGCGGAAGACCCGCAAACCCTGCGCACCGCGGCCGACCTGATGCCCACCTACCTCTACCTGATGGGCGATGACAGCCTGGCGGTAAACGGCCAGAGCCTGGACGCACAACCTAAGCGTTAA
- the rluB gene encoding 23S rRNA pseudouridine(2605) synthase RluB, translated as MSEKLQKVLARAGHGSRREIEAMIAAGRVSIDGQVAKLGDRVDGRAELKVRIDGHAVSLKAEEEVICRVLAYYKPEGELCSRSDPQGRPTVFERLPRVRDSRWVAVGRLDINTSGLLLFTTDGELANRLMHPSQEVEREYAIRVFGEVTEEMLKNLRTGVELEDGTAQFKRLVPAGGEGLNTWYHGVLSEGRNREVRRLWESQEVQVSRLMRIRYGDITLPKGLPRGGWVELPLEQVNYLRDLVGLERESRTLLAQDKLGARRQKTLKAGKIRRAVHKHRARPAKGRPNKG; from the coding sequence ATGAGCGAAAAGTTACAGAAAGTATTGGCCCGTGCCGGCCATGGCTCCCGTCGTGAGATCGAGGCCATGATTGCCGCAGGGCGTGTCAGCATCGACGGCCAGGTTGCCAAGTTGGGTGACCGCGTAGATGGCCGTGCCGAACTGAAGGTTCGCATCGATGGCCATGCCGTTTCCCTGAAGGCGGAAGAGGAAGTGATCTGCCGGGTGCTGGCTTACTACAAGCCTGAAGGTGAGCTGTGCTCCCGTTCCGACCCGCAGGGTCGTCCGACCGTATTCGAGCGTCTGCCGCGGGTTCGTGACAGCCGCTGGGTGGCGGTGGGTCGTCTGGACATCAACACCTCCGGTCTGCTGCTGTTCACCACCGACGGTGAACTGGCCAACCGCCTGATGCACCCGTCCCAGGAAGTGGAGCGTGAATACGCCATCCGCGTCTTCGGTGAAGTGACCGAAGAGATGCTGAAAAACCTGCGTACCGGCGTTGAGCTGGAAGACGGCACCGCCCAGTTTAAGCGCCTGGTGCCGGCGGGCGGTGAAGGCCTGAACACCTGGTACCACGGCGTACTGAGCGAAGGTCGTAACCGCGAAGTGCGTCGCCTGTGGGAGAGCCAGGAAGTGCAGGTCAGCCGCCTGATGCGTATCCGCTACGGCGACATCACCCTGCCCAAGGGCCTGCCCCGTGGTGGTTGGGTTGAACTGCCGCTGGAGCAGGTGAACTACCTGCGTGATCTGGTGGGTCTGGAGCGCGAATCCCGCACCCTGCTGGCGCAGGACAAGCTGGGCGCCCGTCGTCAGAAAACCCTCAAAGCGGGCAAGATCCGCCGCGCCGTGCACAAGCATCGCGCTCGCCCCGCCAAGGGCCGCCCCAACAAGGGCTAA
- the scpB gene encoding SMC-Scp complex subunit ScpB, giving the protein MKRISDEQLKQLIEAALFVADAPMTARGLKDSVLAGFAVSIGRINETLDELELDYRPRGVQLVRVGGGYRFQTLESLSPLLGNLWEERAPRYSRALLETLALIAYRQPITRGQIEKVRGVSISANIMRTLQDRGWIKVVGHKEVPGRPALYATTDAFLHYFCLDSLSSLPPLDEESALDALLSTGQIEAEPPVH; this is encoded by the coding sequence ATGAAGCGGATCAGCGACGAACAGCTGAAACAGTTGATCGAAGCCGCCCTGTTTGTGGCGGACGCACCGATGACAGCGCGGGGTCTGAAAGACTCAGTGCTGGCGGGCTTCGCGGTCTCCATTGGCCGCATCAACGAAACCCTCGACGAACTGGAACTGGATTACCGCCCGCGGGGTGTGCAACTGGTTCGGGTTGGCGGAGGGTATCGATTCCAGACCCTTGAGAGTCTGAGCCCATTACTGGGCAACCTGTGGGAGGAGCGGGCCCCCCGTTACTCCCGGGCATTGTTGGAAACGCTGGCGCTGATCGCCTATCGCCAGCCCATTACCCGCGGCCAGATTGAGAAAGTTCGTGGGGTTTCCATCAGCGCCAACATCATGCGCACCCTGCAGGATCGGGGGTGGATCAAGGTGGTAGGTCATAAGGAGGTGCCGGGACGGCCAGCCCTCTATGCGACCACCGACGCATTTTTGCACTACTTTTGTTTGGACAGTCTGTCCAGTCTGCCGCCGCTGGATGAGGAGAGCGCTTTGGACGCTCTGCTTAGCACCGGTCAGATTGAGGCTGAGCCACCAGTACATTAA
- a CDS encoding segregation and condensation protein A — translation MEPSPQIQQPLPLALVRGEPVTQWPADLFIPPEALEVILESFEGPLDLLLYLIRKQKLDILDLPVVTITRQYMDYIGLMETMKFELAAEYLVMAATLAEIKSRLLLPRQLEEGEEEEDPRALLIKQLQAYEVIKNASTQLDDRPREERDFWHAKAQKAADLVPVVVPPEVSLDELLGALRSVLQRTEYFEHHHIEREVLSTRERMSRILEMLCTERFTPFQALFEPEEGRAGVVVSFLAILELTKEQLIELQQAAPGSQIHVRARA, via the coding sequence ATGGAACCGTCACCTCAGATCCAACAGCCTTTGCCCCTCGCGCTGGTTCGGGGTGAACCGGTCACTCAGTGGCCGGCGGATCTGTTCATTCCGCCGGAGGCGCTTGAGGTCATCCTTGAGTCGTTCGAAGGTCCGCTGGACCTGCTGTTGTACCTGATCCGTAAGCAAAAACTCGATATCCTCGACCTGCCGGTGGTGACCATCACCCGTCAGTACATGGATTACATCGGCCTGATGGAAACCATGAAGTTTGAGCTGGCGGCAGAGTATCTGGTGATGGCGGCAACCCTGGCCGAGATTAAGTCTCGTCTGCTGTTGCCCCGCCAGCTGGAGGAGGGTGAGGAGGAGGAAGATCCCCGCGCCCTGCTGATTAAGCAGCTGCAGGCCTATGAGGTGATTAAGAACGCCTCCACCCAGCTTGATGACCGTCCGCGTGAAGAGCGCGATTTCTGGCACGCTAAGGCGCAGAAGGCCGCCGATCTGGTGCCGGTGGTGGTGCCGCCTGAGGTGTCACTGGATGAGTTGCTGGGGGCACTGCGCAGCGTGTTGCAGCGCACCGAGTACTTTGAACACCATCATATCGAGCGTGAAGTGCTGTCCACCCGTGAGCGCATGAGCCGCATCCTCGAGATGCTGTGCACCGAGCGCTTTACCCCGTTTCAGGCCCTGTTTGAGCCGGAAGAGGGACGGGCCGGTGTGGTGGTGAGTTTTCTGGCGATTCTGGAGCTGACCAAAGAGCAACTGATTGAGTTGCAACAAGCGGCACCGGGCAGCCAGATCCACGTAAGGGCACGAGCATGA